A section of the Methanothermococcus okinawensis IH1 genome encodes:
- a CDS encoding type II toxin-antitoxin system PemK/MazF family toxin produces the protein MDFKQGDIVLLPFPFDDLTTIKKRPALVVSSNKFNRISKTVIVVEITSNVNSGFQELNVLIDNKDVELYPGAKPIIPSVVKPYVIFSINTELIIKRIGMLKEKKLEEVFSRLKQVVSYP, from the coding sequence ATGGACTTTAAACAGGGAGATATTGTTCTTTTACCATTTCCTTTTGATGATTTGACTACTATTAAAAAAAGACCTGCATTAGTAGTTTCATCTAATAAATTTAATCGAATTAGTAAGACAGTTATTGTAGTCGAGATAACATCAAATGTTAATAGCGGTTTTCAAGAATTAAATGTTTTAATTGATAATAAGGATGTTGAACTTTATCCAGGAGCAAAACCAATAATACCCAGTGTTGTTAAACCGTATGTAATCTTTTCGATTAACACCGAGCTTATTATAAAGAGGATAGGTATGTTAAAGGAAAAAAAGCTGGAAGAAGTTTTTAGTAGGTTAAAACAAGTAGTGTCTTATCCATAA